In Rhodothermus bifroesti, a single genomic region encodes these proteins:
- a CDS encoding Hsp20/alpha crystallin family protein, which produces MTSLVRFAPMAELRRLQQEMDRLFDTFFGREAEATEEAPVVWVPRADLAETEDAYLIHLDLPGMNKEELSITYQDGTLAVSGERKTETKEEKANYVRIERSYGRFYRSFTLPKAVDDKRIEAKYENGVLTIRLPKAEASKARRIEIG; this is translated from the coding sequence ATGACAAGCTTGGTTCGCTTTGCTCCGATGGCCGAACTGCGCCGCTTGCAGCAGGAAATGGACCGCTTGTTCGATACGTTCTTTGGGCGCGAAGCTGAAGCAACCGAGGAAGCCCCTGTTGTGTGGGTACCACGGGCAGATTTGGCCGAAACTGAAGATGCCTATTTGATTCACCTGGATTTGCCGGGCATGAATAAGGAGGAGCTTTCGATCACTTACCAAGACGGCACGCTGGCGGTGAGTGGCGAGCGGAAGACAGAAACGAAGGAGGAAAAGGCGAACTATGTTCGCATAGAGCGAAGCTACGGCCGCTTCTACCGGAGCTTCACGCTGCCCAAGGCGGTCGATGATAAACGCATTGAAGCCAAGTATGAAAACGGAGTGCTAACGATTCGGCTACCTAAGGCCGAGGCCAGCAAGGCGCGGCGCATTGAGATCGGCTAA
- a CDS encoding tetratricopeptide repeat protein — MMNALTCRRWKHALGLFTGGLLALVLTGANGCSSDPNIEGAKLDLRNKDYARALENVEKALQRNPQNADAYELKGRIILDILSNQQNMPLEARRDTVKAMVAAFQKAIELNPKLREDVINQLRFAFVREFQNGVNAFNRGREDSTYFVRAATFFELATLIQPDSAGAYVNQAFSLLNAGRQSESIAPLEAAIAKGETSLDAYLILADLYRFQGQPNKAIEVLEKARSLYPDNAELQSQLLNAYVQAGRTDEAMSIYGQAVAQEPNNKLYRYNYGSLLLEAGRYDEAIEHLKKAIELDPEYANAYYNLGAAYINKAVDVNEKAIALDDSLRANRSQLSREQQQQLEAQIDQLVRERRALFAEAIPPLERARSLMEAQGENVAGICRALFQAYVQTDQTDKAQAVASCAGLEDNNGN, encoded by the coding sequence ATGATGAACGCATTAACCTGCCGCCGCTGGAAGCATGCTCTAGGCCTCTTCACAGGAGGACTCCTGGCTTTGGTGTTGACAGGCGCCAATGGATGCTCCAGTGATCCCAACATTGAGGGCGCGAAGCTTGACCTGCGCAACAAAGACTACGCGCGGGCACTAGAGAACGTGGAAAAAGCCCTGCAGCGCAATCCGCAGAATGCCGATGCTTACGAGCTCAAAGGGCGCATTATTCTGGATATCCTCTCTAATCAGCAGAACATGCCCTTAGAGGCTCGGCGCGATACGGTAAAGGCGATGGTAGCTGCTTTTCAAAAAGCAATAGAACTGAATCCTAAGCTGCGCGAAGATGTGATTAACCAGCTCCGTTTTGCCTTTGTACGGGAGTTCCAAAACGGGGTCAATGCCTTCAACCGTGGGCGAGAAGATTCTACTTACTTTGTACGGGCCGCGACCTTTTTTGAACTGGCTACGCTGATCCAGCCTGACTCAGCGGGCGCTTATGTTAACCAAGCCTTTTCGCTATTGAACGCGGGGCGTCAGTCAGAATCGATTGCCCCCCTAGAAGCGGCCATTGCTAAGGGCGAAACCTCACTGGATGCTTACCTGATCCTGGCCGATTTATATCGGTTTCAAGGACAGCCTAATAAAGCTATTGAAGTGTTAGAGAAAGCCCGCTCGCTGTATCCAGATAATGCGGAGCTGCAGTCTCAGCTGCTTAATGCTTACGTGCAGGCGGGGCGCACCGACGAGGCTATGTCTATCTATGGCCAGGCAGTTGCCCAAGAACCCAACAACAAGCTCTATCGCTACAACTATGGCTCGTTGCTTTTAGAGGCTGGACGCTACGATGAAGCCATCGAGCACCTTAAAAAAGCCATTGAGCTGGACCCTGAGTACGCCAATGCCTATTACAACTTAGGGGCAGCCTACATTAACAAAGCTGTAGACGTCAACGAGAAAGCGATTGCGCTGGACGATAGCCTGAGGGCCAACCGCAGCCAGCTTTCTCGTGAGCAGCAACAGCAGCTTGAGGCCCAGATCGACCAGCTGGTTCGTGAGCGTCGTGCTTTGTTTGCTGAAGCTATTCCGCCGCTAGAGCGGGCGCGTTCGCTCATGGAAGCCCAGGGCGAAAACGTTGCTGGCATCTGCCGGGCGCTGTTTCAGGCTTACGTGCAAACCGACCAAACCGACAAAGCCCAAGCCGTTGCATCCTGTGCTGGACTAGAGGACAACAACGGAAACTAA
- a CDS encoding alpha-ketoacid dehydrogenase subunit alpha/beta, whose protein sequence is MPRKKKSEHTIKEALPETVVRRSGANGQVQSAVVWACEGDLDLRPVSPADFDVSTLLRVYRTMLLARRLDEKMLTLLKQGKGFFHIGGAGHEAAQAAAGLLSRPGYDWFILYYRDLCMYLSLGGRPEDVLLAHLAKANDPNSGGRQMPAHYSDREKHIVTPSSSVGSQFLPALGLAMGVQRRGEDAYVYCSAGEGATSQGSFHEALNWAARIKAPVLYFIQNNHYAISVPVAQQTAGGNPYKLAAGYEGLARIHVDGTDFFQTYAAVRAAVEHIRAGKGPVCLVADVVRLLPHSSSDNHAKYRTPEELEKDRQVDPILRFEQALLEAGVLTKARIEELRHEVRRKVDEATHWAEQQADPDPASATRYVYFEGTLDLTYEKSTPSGKPIVMVDAINHALHEEMERDERVLVYGEDVAGPKGGVFTATRGLTERFGPHRCFNSPLAEASIVGTAVGLAASGFKPVIEIQFADYIWPAMSQLRNMVAPFRYRSNNAWECPLVIRVPCGGYIHGGLCHSQNIEGIFAHMPGYKIAMPSNAADAKGLLKTAIRMHDPVLFLEHKALYRAAAARTPEPDADYLLPFGKARVVQSGSDLTIVTYGLMVYKSLNVAQRIAKEDGASIEIIDIRTIVPLDIETILASVQKTNRVLVVYEDHEFAGFGAEIAAQIASKAFEYLDAPIARVAGAFTPIPYAEPLENAVLPQDEDILKAARALLAY, encoded by the coding sequence ATGCCCCGGAAAAAGAAATCCGAGCATACCATAAAAGAAGCGCTTCCAGAAACAGTGGTTCGTCGCTCTGGTGCTAATGGCCAGGTGCAAAGTGCAGTAGTTTGGGCCTGCGAAGGTGATCTAGATCTTCGGCCAGTTAGCCCTGCCGACTTTGATGTGTCTACCCTGCTGCGTGTTTATCGCACGATGCTGCTGGCGCGGCGTTTAGACGAAAAGATGCTGACGTTGCTCAAGCAGGGCAAAGGCTTCTTCCACATCGGCGGTGCCGGCCACGAAGCTGCACAAGCAGCCGCTGGGCTGCTTTCCCGTCCAGGGTACGATTGGTTTATTCTGTACTATCGCGACCTATGCATGTACCTGTCGCTGGGCGGACGTCCTGAAGACGTGCTACTAGCGCATTTAGCTAAGGCGAACGATCCGAACTCTGGCGGGCGCCAGATGCCTGCACACTATAGCGATCGCGAAAAACATATTGTAACCCCCTCTTCTTCGGTAGGGTCTCAATTCTTACCTGCCTTGGGGCTTGCTATGGGCGTGCAGCGCCGTGGCGAAGATGCCTACGTGTACTGCTCAGCAGGCGAAGGGGCTACTTCGCAGGGATCATTCCACGAGGCGCTCAACTGGGCCGCCCGCATCAAAGCACCAGTTTTGTACTTTATTCAAAATAACCACTACGCCATTTCGGTACCGGTTGCGCAGCAAACAGCGGGGGGCAATCCTTACAAACTGGCAGCGGGTTATGAGGGCCTGGCAAGAATCCACGTCGATGGCACGGACTTTTTCCAGACGTATGCTGCCGTGCGTGCTGCCGTGGAGCATATCCGTGCTGGCAAAGGGCCCGTCTGCTTGGTGGCCGATGTGGTGCGCCTGTTGCCGCATTCCTCATCGGACAACCATGCTAAATACCGCACGCCAGAAGAGTTAGAAAAAGACCGCCAAGTTGATCCCATCTTGCGTTTCGAGCAGGCCTTGCTCGAAGCGGGTGTGCTGACTAAAGCCCGCATTGAAGAGCTGCGCCATGAAGTGCGACGCAAGGTCGACGAAGCTACGCACTGGGCTGAACAGCAAGCTGACCCGGATCCGGCATCGGCTACCCGTTATGTGTATTTTGAAGGAACGCTTGATCTAACCTACGAAAAATCAACGCCTTCAGGTAAGCCAATTGTCATGGTGGATGCCATCAACCATGCGCTCCATGAAGAGATGGAACGTGACGAGCGCGTGTTGGTCTATGGCGAAGATGTGGCTGGGCCTAAAGGCGGTGTGTTTACTGCGACACGTGGGCTTACAGAGCGTTTCGGCCCGCATCGCTGCTTCAATTCTCCGCTGGCCGAAGCATCGATCGTTGGCACAGCTGTGGGACTGGCTGCCTCAGGGTTTAAACCGGTCATTGAAATTCAGTTTGCCGATTACATTTGGCCGGCCATGTCGCAACTGCGCAACATGGTAGCCCCGTTCCGCTATCGGTCAAACAATGCCTGGGAGTGTCCGCTGGTGATCCGCGTGCCCTGTGGTGGCTATATCCACGGGGGGCTATGCCACTCGCAAAACATTGAGGGCATTTTTGCGCATATGCCTGGCTATAAGATCGCCATGCCCTCCAATGCAGCCGACGCCAAAGGGCTGCTCAAGACAGCCATTCGCATGCACGACCCTGTACTGTTTTTGGAGCACAAAGCGCTTTACCGCGCAGCTGCTGCGCGTACACCTGAGCCAGACGCCGATTACTTACTGCCCTTTGGTAAGGCGCGTGTCGTGCAGTCGGGTAGTGATCTGACCATCGTTACCTATGGCCTGATGGTGTATAAATCGCTAAATGTAGCGCAGCGGATCGCCAAAGAAGATGGGGCTTCCATTGAAATAATTGACATTCGCACCATTGTGCCCCTGGACATCGAAACGATTCTAGCTTCGGTGCAAAAGACCAATCGGGTATTGGTTGTTTACGAAGACCATGAATTTGCTGGTTTCGGCGCTGAAATTGCAGCTCAGATCGCCTCAAAGGCCTTTGAATACTTGGATGCGCCAATCGCTCGCGTAGCTGGAGCCTTTACTCCCATTCCTTATGCCGAGCCGCTTGAAAATGCCGTCCTGCCACAAGACGAAGACATCCTCAAGGCTGCGCGTGCGCTACTGGCTTACTGA
- a CDS encoding sensor histidine kinase, protein MNRSRKYLRPKGLRYVLYRLWRWIFPTRAPVRTWMFLTFALFVGLAVVGAGLYTGLVLHGQLRSAMEQTLRTQAERLLTQLEQAPTPEEAVALARSYSRVTEVHLTLARGETVLWDSEADRPLEGENLRARLGMDVDTERPVRFFERLHPDGQRWLYVVLYRPASAWVLRLGQPEPVLFKLAQQMELTLLVGMLAALLLALLGSWIATQKVTGPLHAIRNSARNIIEGHFDEKIQVHTRAAEFQDLAHHLNKMSDSFREKIAELQRLTRLQTEFIGNISHEVRNPIFSIGGYLEALASPTLEPEVRKRYAEKALQNLQRLNNLFNDLIEIARLEYRADLIHPAVFNLQELLDEVVEMLRPKAEEKGLIIHAENSPLYVRADRERIRQVLTNLIDNAIAYTDEGYVRCRLRRRRDKVQVEVVDTGRGIPEEHLDRIFERFYRVDPDRSRRSGGTGLGLSIVKQILQAHGEAIHVESTVGRGTRFWFELPYAETDQPVSA, encoded by the coding sequence ATGAACCGATCGCGTAAGTATCTACGCCCAAAAGGCTTACGCTACGTGCTCTATCGGCTCTGGCGATGGATTTTCCCTACGCGGGCGCCGGTGCGCACGTGGATGTTTCTAACCTTTGCGCTCTTTGTGGGGCTGGCCGTGGTGGGCGCCGGCCTGTACACTGGTCTGGTACTGCATGGCCAGCTCCGCAGCGCGATGGAACAGACGCTGCGTACGCAAGCTGAACGCTTGCTTACCCAATTGGAACAGGCCCCAACGCCTGAAGAAGCGGTTGCGCTGGCACGTAGCTACAGCCGCGTGACGGAAGTGCATCTGACCTTGGCCCGCGGCGAAACAGTGCTTTGGGATAGTGAAGCGGATCGCCCGCTTGAAGGCGAAAACCTTCGTGCGCGGCTGGGGATGGATGTCGATACTGAAAGGCCGGTGCGCTTTTTCGAACGCCTACACCCTGACGGCCAGCGTTGGTTGTACGTGGTTCTTTACCGTCCAGCTTCAGCCTGGGTGCTGCGTTTGGGCCAGCCAGAGCCCGTTCTTTTTAAACTGGCCCAGCAAATGGAGCTGACGTTACTGGTAGGTATGCTGGCAGCGTTGCTACTAGCGCTCCTGGGCAGTTGGATTGCTACCCAAAAGGTTACGGGACCCCTACATGCCATTCGCAACAGCGCTCGCAACATCATTGAAGGGCACTTTGACGAAAAAATACAGGTGCATACCCGGGCTGCTGAGTTTCAGGACTTGGCCCACCACCTCAACAAGATGTCGGATAGTTTTCGCGAAAAAATTGCCGAGCTGCAGCGCTTAACACGTTTGCAGACCGAGTTTATCGGTAACATCTCCCATGAAGTGCGCAACCCCATTTTCTCAATCGGGGGCTATCTGGAAGCTTTGGCTTCGCCTACGCTAGAACCTGAAGTGCGCAAACGCTATGCGGAAAAGGCCCTGCAGAACCTACAGCGCCTAAATAATCTATTTAACGATCTAATCGAAATTGCCCGCTTGGAGTATCGCGCTGATCTCATCCATCCTGCAGTTTTTAACCTACAAGAACTGCTCGACGAGGTTGTTGAGATGCTCCGGCCAAAGGCCGAGGAGAAAGGACTGATTATTCATGCCGAAAACAGCCCCCTTTACGTGCGGGCCGATCGCGAACGCATTCGTCAGGTACTCACCAACTTGATCGACAACGCGATTGCCTACACCGACGAAGGCTACGTCCGTTGCCGGCTGCGCCGCCGGCGCGACAAAGTGCAGGTGGAGGTGGTCGATACCGGCAGGGGTATCCCCGAAGAGCATCTAGATCGCATTTTTGAACGCTTCTATCGCGTGGACCCCGATCGTTCTCGCCGCAGTGGGGGTACGGGCTTAGGACTCAGCATTGTGAAGCAGATTTTACAGGCCCACGGGGAAGCCATTCACGTCGAAAGTACGGTAGGGCGGGGTACACGGTTTTGGTTTGAGCTGCCCTACGCTGAAACGGACCAGCCGGTGAGTGCCTAA
- a CDS encoding response regulator, producing MPRTAEPSEIKILVVDDEEDIVEVISHFLNQEGFQVEKAYDGEEALRKATSEIDLIVLDIMLPGLDGYEVCRRLRSRVETEHIPIIFLTAKSEEEDQVRGLMMGGDDYLTKPVALPVLLARIKAVLRRAGVEESRTLQVKDLTIYEDEYRASLRGKDLGLTLTEFELLRYLVRHPRKAFTRQELLERIWKDAMMVTERTVDAHIKNLREKLGDFAKHIQTVRGVGYRFVEEDEPIA from the coding sequence ATGCCTCGGACAGCAGAACCTTCGGAAATCAAAATCCTGGTGGTTGACGATGAAGAAGACATCGTCGAGGTCATCAGCCACTTTCTAAACCAGGAGGGCTTTCAGGTCGAGAAGGCCTATGACGGCGAGGAAGCGTTGCGCAAGGCAACTTCCGAAATTGACCTGATTGTGCTTGATATTATGCTCCCAGGTCTAGACGGCTACGAAGTTTGCCGCCGTTTGCGCTCGCGCGTCGAAACCGAACATATCCCTATCATTTTCCTGACGGCTAAAAGTGAGGAGGAAGATCAAGTGAGAGGCCTGATGATGGGGGGGGATGATTACCTAACCAAGCCGGTGGCGTTGCCGGTGTTGCTGGCACGCATTAAAGCGGTCTTGCGTCGGGCTGGCGTTGAAGAAAGCCGAACGCTGCAGGTAAAGGACCTGACCATCTACGAGGACGAATATCGGGCTTCCCTGCGGGGCAAAGACCTAGGGCTGACACTGACAGAGTTCGAGCTGCTGCGCTATCTGGTTCGGCATCCGCGCAAAGCCTTTACACGCCAGGAGTTGCTTGAGCGTATCTGGAAAGATGCCATGATGGTGACCGAACGCACCGTCGACGCACATATCAAGAATCTTCGGGAAAAGCTGGGCGATTTTGCCAAGCATATTCAGACGGTGCGTGGGGTAGGGTATCGCTTTGTTGAGGAGGATGAACCGATCGCGTAA
- the alr gene encoding alanine racemase, whose product MLTVLHTPTLVQICLPHLRHNAQLLQQRLGPATLMAVVKADAYGHGLVPVARTLQDVGVRHFAVARVAEALALREAGVEAPILVLGVAFPEDLPVCAAQQFDVTVASPAVAEAVCTAAPRLGLLRVHVKVDTGMGRLGLWPSEVPSIVRQLAQTPAVHLVGLWTHLATADDPQDTFLYQQLERFEQLCRQFGDDFEAIHIANSSALLRLPETYWHSPRQQARVGAALYGYTSHPQLLRHVGLRPVMRMVSRVVQVRTVPPGTTISYGRTWAAPDWRRIAVVGAGYGDGVPRRLSNRGRVGIRGQQFPIVGAVCMDLLMVDLGAPDAAPDVQEGEETVLFGEGGPSIMEVAAWADTIPYELSCGVARRVPRCYQETLPSAEPCMENI is encoded by the coding sequence ATGCTTACAGTGTTGCATACTCCTACGCTCGTTCAAATTTGTCTGCCGCATCTTCGGCATAATGCACAGTTGTTGCAGCAGCGGCTAGGTCCGGCCACGCTAATGGCTGTCGTGAAGGCCGATGCGTATGGACATGGGCTGGTGCCGGTGGCTCGTACACTTCAGGACGTTGGTGTTCGTCATTTTGCCGTAGCGCGGGTTGCGGAAGCCCTTGCCTTGCGTGAAGCGGGTGTGGAGGCCCCGATTCTGGTTTTGGGCGTAGCGTTTCCAGAAGACCTTCCCGTATGTGCTGCTCAGCAGTTCGACGTGACGGTCGCGTCGCCGGCCGTTGCCGAGGCTGTCTGCACAGCGGCGCCACGCTTAGGCTTGCTACGCGTGCATGTGAAAGTCGATACCGGTATGGGACGGCTTGGCCTATGGCCCAGCGAAGTGCCCTCTATAGTACGCCAGCTAGCACAGACCCCCGCCGTCCACCTGGTCGGACTCTGGACGCACCTAGCTACGGCCGACGATCCGCAAGACACCTTCTTGTATCAGCAGCTTGAACGCTTTGAGCAGCTTTGCCGCCAGTTTGGTGACGACTTTGAGGCAATCCACATCGCCAATAGCAGTGCGCTGCTTCGGTTGCCAGAAACCTACTGGCACAGTCCGCGGCAACAGGCACGGGTGGGCGCAGCGCTTTACGGCTACACGTCCCATCCCCAACTGTTGCGTCATGTTGGACTCCGACCTGTCATGCGCATGGTTTCGCGTGTGGTGCAGGTGCGGACGGTACCACCCGGAACCACGATTTCGTACGGCCGCACCTGGGCAGCCCCCGACTGGCGCCGCATTGCTGTTGTTGGCGCGGGTTATGGTGATGGCGTGCCCCGCCGCTTGTCCAACCGCGGCCGGGTAGGCATTCGGGGACAACAGTTTCCGATTGTAGGTGCTGTGTGTATGGATTTGCTCATGGTTGACCTGGGTGCACCTGATGCAGCCCCCGATGTGCAGGAAGGCGAAGAGACCGTGCTGTTTGGTGAAGGCGGCCCTTCCATTATGGAGGTTGCGGCCTGGGCCGACACCATTCCTTATGAACTCAGTTGCGGCGTTGCTCGGCGCGTGCCTCGATGTTATCAAGAAACGCTCCCGAGCGCAGAGCCCTGTATGGAAAACATTTGA
- a CDS encoding glycosyltransferase family 2 protein encodes MVTSTPWVSVIIVSWNARHLLEQCLPSVVATDYPHLEIILADNGSTDGSAEWVATRFPTVRIIRHPENWAFCRGNNAAIPHARGDYIVLLNNDVEVPPNWLWPLVHRMEADPQLGAVQPKLRQYHRRTHFEYAGAAGGFLDRFGYPFARGRIFDTVEPDEGQYDNPGPIFWATGAAIMLRRSALEQVGLLDEQFVLHMEEIDLCWRLQRAGYRIELVPQSVVYHLGGSSLPPHDARKTYFNFRNSLLLLYKNLPPAEWHRTFPLRILLDGIAFLRFLFLRRWKDALAVIKAYHDAHRLSRHYRQMRPKDNELVVLPSYRGSIAWDYFVLRRRRFQDLPARRWLTSAH; translated from the coding sequence ATGGTGACCTCTACGCCTTGGGTTTCGGTAATCATCGTGTCTTGGAATGCCCGGCATTTACTCGAGCAATGCCTGCCTTCGGTTGTAGCGACCGATTATCCTCACCTCGAGATCATTTTAGCGGACAACGGCTCTACCGATGGATCTGCTGAATGGGTAGCTACCCGGTTTCCAACTGTACGCATTATTCGCCATCCTGAAAATTGGGCCTTCTGCCGTGGAAACAATGCGGCTATCCCCCATGCGCGAGGGGACTACATTGTGCTCCTCAATAACGACGTTGAAGTCCCCCCAAACTGGCTTTGGCCCTTAGTGCATCGCATGGAGGCCGATCCGCAGCTTGGCGCCGTGCAACCCAAGCTCCGCCAGTATCATCGCCGAACCCACTTTGAGTACGCCGGGGCAGCAGGAGGTTTTTTAGACCGTTTTGGATATCCGTTCGCGCGCGGGCGCATTTTCGATACTGTAGAGCCCGACGAAGGGCAATACGACAATCCTGGACCTATCTTCTGGGCCACAGGAGCTGCCATCATGCTTCGCCGCAGCGCGCTCGAGCAGGTCGGATTGCTGGACGAGCAGTTTGTACTCCACATGGAAGAGATCGACCTGTGCTGGCGATTGCAACGTGCAGGGTATCGTATTGAGCTCGTACCCCAAAGCGTTGTCTACCATCTGGGCGGAAGTTCTCTCCCCCCTCACGATGCCCGCAAGACGTACTTCAACTTCCGCAACAGTCTACTTTTGCTGTATAAAAACCTGCCGCCGGCCGAATGGCACCGAACGTTCCCGCTGCGCATCTTGCTCGATGGGATAGCCTTTTTGCGCTTTCTTTTTCTAAGGCGCTGGAAAGATGCCTTGGCGGTTATCAAAGCCTATCACGATGCCCATCGCCTTAGCCGGCATTACCGGCAAATGCGCCCAAAGGATAACGAGCTGGTGGTGTTACCCTCCTATCGAGGCAGCATTGCTTGGGACTACTTTGTGCTACGCCGACGGCGCTTTCAGGACCTTCCTGCACGACGCTGGCTTACGTCGGCGCACTGA
- a CDS encoding DMT family transporter, with the protein MDRAAVPFRVYPILALGLLSFAISPILVRLVGDEAPGLAIAVWRTGIAVGLLAPAALRPIARLRYGLRELMLILLAGVFLGLHFVVWILSLFYTSVASASVLVCLSPVFLAALGFALLKERLSMPVVLAIGMAVLGAMLMSWGDHVQAFAGRKPLLGNMLALSGALLVSLYLLIGRVVRQQTAWLPYVFLLYLAAALTALILALLLKTPLTGYSLRFYGLCALMALGPQILGHGAFNYSVKYLPAAWLGLLSLLEPVGASILAYVLFHEMPSPFSLLGMLLVLGAVGFAVRYEHLQLRRQLSAPT; encoded by the coding sequence ATGGATCGGGCCGCAGTCCCTTTTCGCGTCTATCCTATCCTGGCGCTGGGATTGCTCAGTTTTGCGATTAGTCCCATCCTGGTGCGCCTGGTAGGGGATGAAGCACCTGGTTTGGCTATTGCCGTTTGGCGTACAGGCATTGCCGTTGGCCTCCTTGCCCCAGCTGCCCTGCGTCCTATAGCGCGCCTTCGCTATGGTCTCCGTGAGCTGATGCTGATCTTGCTGGCCGGCGTTTTCTTAGGGCTGCATTTTGTGGTCTGGATTCTCTCGCTTTTTTACACTTCGGTGGCTAGTGCCTCGGTGCTGGTATGTTTAAGTCCAGTGTTTTTGGCAGCTTTGGGGTTTGCGTTACTTAAAGAGCGGCTTTCGATGCCTGTTGTGCTTGCAATCGGTATGGCCGTGCTGGGTGCGATGCTAATGAGCTGGGGGGATCATGTGCAGGCTTTTGCTGGCCGCAAGCCGCTTTTAGGGAATATGCTGGCATTAAGTGGCGCGCTCTTGGTGAGCCTGTATCTTTTGATTGGCCGCGTAGTGCGACAGCAGACCGCTTGGCTGCCGTACGTCTTCTTACTTTACTTAGCGGCCGCTTTGACTGCACTTATACTGGCCTTGTTGCTAAAAACACCGCTAACCGGCTACAGTTTGCGCTTTTACGGACTTTGTGCACTTATGGCCCTAGGGCCCCAGATTTTAGGTCATGGTGCGTTTAACTACAGTGTTAAGTACTTGCCAGCAGCCTGGCTGGGATTGCTGTCGCTGCTAGAGCCTGTAGGAGCCTCGATTTTGGCTTATGTACTTTTTCATGAAATGCCATCACCGTTTTCTCTTTTGGGGATGCTGTTGGTGCTAGGGGCCGTAGGCTTTGCCGTACGTTACGAGCACCTGCAACTGCGGCGGCAGCTCAGTGCGCCGACGTAA
- a CDS encoding DUF4293 family protein translates to MQSLYLLLAAAALGLLVLAPVPGQLLALAGPGWLVLLVRALGAVLALGTVGLIFLYRQLSRQRKLVVLAQLGVLLLSALYLGGLYVGGALGVRTTEGILWERLFWLALPLIAYLFLRLARRGIEHDLALLQSMHRLR, encoded by the coding sequence GTGCAATCTTTGTATTTACTCCTGGCAGCTGCTGCGCTGGGATTGCTGGTGCTAGCGCCGGTTCCTGGGCAACTGCTGGCCCTGGCCGGCCCAGGCTGGCTCGTGCTGCTGGTGCGTGCCTTGGGTGCTGTACTTGCGCTTGGAACGGTAGGGTTGATTTTCCTATACCGTCAGCTTTCGCGCCAGCGCAAACTGGTGGTACTGGCCCAACTTGGCGTTCTGCTGCTGAGCGCGCTGTACTTGGGTGGGTTATACGTTGGGGGGGCTTTAGGCGTGCGGACGACCGAAGGCATACTTTGGGAACGGTTGTTTTGGTTAGCACTGCCGCTCATCGCTTACCTGTTTTTGAGGCTGGCCCGACGCGGCATTGAGCATGACCTAGCGTTGCTGCAGTCGATGCACCGGCTGCGGTAA
- a CDS encoding ExbD/TolR family protein: MASQHFKKKTGDTKPAIPTASLPDIIFLLLIFFMVSTVLRETTVMVRTILPHAEALTKIDQKRLLSYIYIGPRKLPDGRLGEQRVQIDDALIDDLTLIRTVMYNKLVEQPKLIVSLRIDQDAKMKLVYDVQQELREAGTLRINYSARPESPTAL; encoded by the coding sequence ATGGCTTCACAGCATTTTAAGAAAAAGACAGGCGACACCAAGCCTGCAATTCCTACGGCTTCACTCCCGGACATTATCTTTTTGTTGCTGATCTTTTTCATGGTCAGCACCGTGCTTCGGGAGACTACGGTTATGGTGCGAACGATACTTCCACACGCTGAAGCACTCACCAAAATAGATCAAAAACGCCTGCTTTCCTATATCTATATCGGCCCAAGAAAACTGCCGGATGGGCGTCTAGGGGAGCAGCGGGTGCAGATCGACGATGCGTTGATTGATGATCTAACGCTCATCCGTACGGTTATGTATAACAAGCTAGTTGAACAACCCAAGTTGATTGTATCGCTGCGCATCGACCAGGATGCCAAAATGAAGTTGGTTTATGATGTGCAGCAAGAACTGCGCGAAGCAGGTACGCTTCGCATTAACTACTCCGCACGCCCTGAAAGCCCAACTGCACTGTAG
- a CDS encoding ExbD/TolR family protein yields MAGLLKKKKRVEAEIPTASMADIAFLLMIFFLVATTIDADAGIGMTLPPKLEENQEPPPVRERNMLKILVNAQGQVLIEDKLASVPQIREEVKKHLTNNGVDPNYAESPQKAVVSIKTDCETAYNTYIQVLDEVWMGYFELWDAEARKLGYPNYNAYRVTLGADEKNQVREMIPAQISVAEPDCG; encoded by the coding sequence ATGGCTGGATTGCTGAAAAAGAAAAAGCGCGTGGAGGCAGAGATCCCAACGGCTTCGATGGCCGATATTGCCTTCCTGCTGATGATTTTTTTCCTAGTGGCAACGACAATTGATGCGGATGCAGGGATCGGAATGACGCTGCCACCCAAGCTGGAAGAAAATCAGGAGCCGCCCCCTGTGCGAGAGCGGAACATGTTGAAGATTTTGGTGAATGCGCAGGGACAGGTCCTGATTGAAGACAAGCTGGCTTCGGTGCCTCAAATTCGTGAGGAAGTAAAAAAGCACCTGACAAACAACGGGGTCGATCCGAACTACGCCGAGAGCCCTCAGAAAGCAGTGGTCTCTATTAAGACAGACTGTGAGACGGCGTATAACACCTACATTCAGGTACTCGATGAAGTTTGGATGGGATACTTTGAGCTTTGGGACGCTGAGGCACGCAAGCTGGGTTATCCAAACTACAATGCCTACCGTGTAACGCTGGGGGCCGATGAAAAAAATCAGGTGCGTGAAATGATCCCCGCGCAAATTTCAGTAGCTGAACCGGACTGCGGCTAA